A stretch of the Candidatus Poribacteria bacterium genome encodes the following:
- the cas10 gene encoding type III-B CRISPR-associated protein Cas10/Cmr2, whose amino-acid sequence MAENLILFTITPVQGFITTARKTEDLWLGSYILSHLNATAINQLYDKDGVKIIYPSIGDNSPFDAWRSTDITLPSFPNLFLALSEKLSIEELTQTMQYVEATVQCEFEKIARHAVEIFVKTVGNRTWNNTDADQLFKRQIKNFFQIYWVVSSRSGGSYEDWYAQTGARLASVKNCRAFYQVRESGRKCSLCGDREIFHDSRDNPMKWWRLFAQRRAKYCRQGEALCTVCLTKRLATDYFGQKFEEIKQLSFPSTSEVSTANFKLQIAKDKTYKEFVEVINTLKNDNNNQIEVTVNPVPKLHEIQRNWNVDGDWLFEESFSPQNLERYYGISEQESALNKGNKLRRELIKKVGFEPSRYFAVIALDGDGMGQTVSQAENSEAHTKISSKLNAYTTKVRQIVEKNYLGKLIYAGGDDVLALVNLADLCNILRELRCGFPNLNNGENPASTASAGVCIAHCKVPLGDVLERARGMERAAKSVDGKDALGIALLKHSGNVSQTVFKWKYPGVDGKNIDMVTVGENLIGLIKAGEVSKKFMYTFRDVFTRLTDLSGDLELPGIVESELERLIRRAVNEKVRSDEKVQDRISENIENLAPLLAEKRMKFDDFICFLEIVNFIAREGESDAAISETE is encoded by the coding sequence ATGGCTGAAAATCTCATTTTATTCACAATTACTCCTGTACAAGGGTTTATTACAACGGCGCGTAAAACAGAAGATTTATGGCTCGGTAGCTATATTCTATCACATCTCAATGCAACTGCAATCAATCAACTTTATGACAAAGATGGGGTCAAGATTATCTATCCTTCCATTGGAGATAATTCTCCATTTGATGCTTGGCGAAGTACGGATATTACCCTACCTTCCTTTCCAAACCTCTTTCTGGCTCTGAGCGAAAAACTCTCAATCGAAGAATTGACCCAAACAATGCAGTATGTTGAAGCTACTGTCCAATGTGAATTCGAGAAAATCGCAAGGCACGCTGTTGAGATATTTGTCAAAACGGTTGGTAATCGGACATGGAATAATACTGATGCGGATCAACTCTTTAAAAGACAAATTAAGAATTTCTTTCAAATCTATTGGGTGGTTTCGAGTCGATCCGGTGGGTCTTACGAAGATTGGTACGCTCAAACCGGTGCAAGGTTAGCCTCTGTTAAAAACTGCCGTGCTTTTTATCAAGTGCGCGAAAGCGGACGAAAGTGTTCGCTTTGTGGGGATCGGGAGATATTTCACGATAGCAGAGATAATCCAATGAAATGGTGGCGACTGTTCGCTCAACGTCGTGCAAAATATTGTCGGCAAGGTGAGGCACTTTGCACGGTGTGTCTTACCAAGCGTCTTGCTACAGACTATTTTGGTCAAAAATTTGAAGAGATTAAACAATTATCTTTTCCATCTACCTCCGAAGTGTCTACAGCCAATTTCAAACTTCAAATTGCTAAGGATAAGACCTACAAAGAGTTCGTTGAAGTAATTAACACACTTAAGAATGATAATAACAATCAAATTGAAGTAACCGTAAATCCTGTTCCTAAACTCCATGAAATTCAAAGAAATTGGAATGTGGATGGGGACTGGCTTTTTGAGGAATCGTTTTCACCGCAAAACCTTGAACGTTACTACGGAATAAGTGAACAGGAAAGTGCACTTAACAAGGGCAACAAACTTCGTCGAGAATTAATCAAAAAAGTCGGCTTTGAGCCGAGCCGATACTTTGCGGTGATTGCCCTTGATGGCGACGGAATGGGACAAACAGTTTCCCAAGCCGAGAACTCGGAAGCGCATACCAAAATTAGTAGCAAACTAAATGCTTATACGACAAAAGTGCGTCAAATCGTGGAGAAGAACTACCTTGGGAAACTTATCTACGCTGGAGGCGACGATGTACTTGCATTGGTGAATCTTGCAGACTTATGCAATATTCTTCGGGAGCTCCGATGTGGGTTTCCGAACTTAAACAATGGCGAGAACCCTGCTTCAACAGCATCCGCAGGTGTTTGTATTGCCCACTGCAAAGTCCCCCTTGGTGATGTGTTAGAACGTGCACGGGGCATGGAACGTGCAGCAAAATCGGTTGATGGAAAAGATGCCCTTGGAATTGCACTTTTGAAACACTCTGGTAACGTTTCGCAAACCGTTTTTAAATGGAAATATCCAGGGGTGGACGGTAAAAACATTGACATGGTTACAGTAGGTGAAAATCTCATTGGACTTATTAAGGCAGGAGAGGTATCCAAGAAGTTTATGTATACTTTCCGCGATGTCTTTACGCGTCTTACTGACCTCAGTGGTGATCTGGAATTGCCCGGTATTGTAGAATCTGAGCTTGAGCGTTTAATCCGGCGTGCTGTGAACGAGAAAGTTCGTTCGGATGAGAAGGTTCAAGACAGAATTTCTGAAAATATTGAAAATTTGGCTCCACTACTAGCTGAGAAACGGATGAAGTTTGATGACTTTATCTGTTTTTTGGAGATTGTTAACTTTATCGCACGAGAAGGAGAGAGTGATGCAGCTATTTCTGAAACCGAATGA
- the cmr1 gene encoding type III-B CRISPR module RAMP protein Cmr1 — protein MNVTQLELETVTPMFLRGSDNNTPELRPPAFKALFRYWWRAAVGETDVDTLRRTEGDLFGSTKGRSPLSIRIPGSAAPSTAQYAPLPHKANFQSQAYRPNERFNLTIMSPELSKYENIATLSFLLGGVGSRSRRGFGSIRYQNWNFQNIDELQNEVYQTLDGISPGRFQSIHRIEVITGNLPDYPAIQAIHFGNTLSDDVGALLRRIGQATHNHSHNALGSINPRMASPVHVRVQKIGNQFVPIVTQLNSVFPDRPPHNYNQRQHDFIDAIIT, from the coding sequence ATGAACGTAACTCAGTTAGAACTCGAAACCGTGACACCAATGTTCCTCCGGGGATCTGACAATAACACTCCTGAACTTCGGCCACCAGCATTCAAAGCTCTATTTCGCTATTGGTGGCGAGCAGCGGTTGGAGAGACCGATGTAGATACCCTTCGTAGAACTGAAGGCGATTTGTTCGGTAGTACGAAAGGTAGATCTCCTTTATCTATTCGTATTCCCGGAAGTGCGGCACCGTCCACTGCTCAATATGCCCCCCTTCCTCATAAGGCTAATTTTCAGAGTCAAGCCTATAGACCTAATGAGAGATTTAACCTCACAATCATGTCTCCAGAACTGAGCAAATACGAAAACATTGCTACGCTTAGTTTTCTGCTTGGTGGGGTTGGTAGTCGGTCGCGCCGCGGATTTGGTTCAATTCGCTATCAAAACTGGAATTTTCAGAATATTGATGAACTGCAAAACGAGGTCTATCAAACGCTTGATGGGATTTCACCCGGTCGATTCCAGTCGATTCATAGGATCGAGGTTATTACCGGTAACCTTCCGGACTATCCAGCAATCCAAGCGATCCATTTTGGCAACACATTATCGGATGATGTTGGAGCACTCCTCCGCCGGATCGGACAGGCAACGCATAATCATAGTCATAATGCTTTGGGGAGTATCAATCCACGAATGGCTTCACCTGTTCACGTTCGTGTCCAGAAAATCGGCAACCAATTTGTCCCAATTGTAACCCAACTTAATTCCGTTTTTCCAGATAGGCCACCTCACAATTATAACCAGAGACAGCATGATTTTATTGACGCAATTATCACATAG